TTTGTGTGCTTGGGGATCAGGGAGGCTCCGAGAGCTTGAGAAACTAAGACTTCTAAGCCACGAATGGGGTAAGCACGGACGGCTTCACCAGGATCGACATACGGTTCGACCAAAATTGTGAACATACCTAAGCGATTGCCAGCGATCACATCAGTAAAGAGGCGATCGCCTACCATTGCTACCTGTTCTGCTGGTAAGTTCATTGCCTCTACCGCTAGCCTCAGCTTTCGTCGAGAGGGTTTGACAGCGCCGAGAATGTAAGGTAGATCCAAAGACCTAGCAATACCACCAATGCGAGTATCGCTGAGGTTATTACTAACTAACCATAGCTTGACAAATTGTCTTGTTTGTGAAACCCACGCTTGCAGAGCGGCTGACGCTGTTGTGGCTTTAATTGGTACTAAGGTTTCATCCACATCTAACACCAAGCCTTTGAGTTGGTATTGCTGAATCATTTCTGGGGTCAAATTCAGCACAGATCCTTCTAGGATTAAATCGGGTTGTAGTAGTTCGTTCCAAGACATGAAGATAAGCTAGGGGTAGGAAAGGGTTAGGGGTGAAAGACGTTAATTGTCAGTAGCTAATTGTCAACTGGAGAACCGAACTATCAACCATCAACTATTAACACTCCCATCATTTTCTCATCAGCTATTAACTAATAACAGCTGAGAGCGAAATCTAAACGATCGTCAATTAGCGATCGCTAAGCGCAATTGCTCGAATAGTCGAGCAACCTTATCTAAATCTTTATCTCCTGGAGAACGTTCTACGCCACTGGATAAGTCAATGCCATGAGGACGAAGTTGAGTTAAAGCAGCCAGAATATTATCTGGAGTGAGTCCGGCGGCGAGAAACCAAGGACAACTCGGTTGAAATTGTTGTAAAGCATTCCAATCTAGCGTTTTTCCCGTACCACCTAACTGCTGAGGATCGTATGCATCGAGTAGGAGAGCATCTACATACGTGGTGTAATTAGCTGCTTGCTCCAGTGCTTCTGTATTTTTGATTCTCAATGCTTTGACAATCTCTACATCGGGCAGCAAGGATCTTAACTGATGGCAAAAAGCGGGTGTTTCGTCTCCGTGTAACTGTACCCCTGTCAATTTCGTGGCTGCGACAATTTGGCTAATGTCTTTTATGGTGGTGTTGGCAAAAACACCGATCCGGTCTACCGTAGCTGGTAGCTGCGCGATCGCGGCTCGAATTTGGGTGGGATTGACATAGCGAGGCGTGTTGGGAACGCAGATAAACCCTAAAGCAGTTGCGCCAAGAGAGGCGATCGCTTTTCCCTGTTCTGGTTTCGTAATGCCGCAAATTTTGATTCGCATACAAGCCAAGTTTGTGTAGAAAATTAAAGCTAATGTTAACTATTAAAACAAATACTATCTCCTGGCAAAGCAATTTTGATAATCCTGAAATTGCGCTCCATAGTTCGATGTAGGAGAAAAAACCTTGATTAATACAATTTTACTAGCTGCCACACAACCAACTGTTCCCAACACTATCAGCTGGAGTCCGCAAGTAGCACTGATTATCAGTGCTAGCTCCTTATTAATACTGCTAATCGCTAGCCGCAGTATCAAATATCCTCAAGTCGGCGCTAAGTTACCCGTAAACTTACCAGTATTGGGCAGTCCCAGCGTTGGTACATTTGTTGCATCAATGGCATTTGGTCACGTCGTCGGAGCCGGAATCGTCCTCGGACTATCCAACCTCGGTTGGTTGAGCTAGATTTTTGCGGGAGCAGTTATCAGTGACCAGTGACCAGTGACCAGCAACCAGTAAATTCTAACTTCTGACTCCTGACTTTTGGCTCCTGACTCCTACTGACAACTGATAACTGATAACTGATAACTGACATTAACTCCTAAGACAGATAAAATTTCTTGGCAAAGTCACTTTGATGGAGTGTAGCCAAGCCCTATCGATCTTAGGAGTTAAAGCTTTGTTGGAATCACTCTTGCTTGCAGCAGCCGAAGTTCAACCAACTGTTCCCGATACAGTCAAGTGGAGTTGGACTGGATCGGCAGTCATTGTTGCTACTTGTTTAGTTTTTCTGTTGATTATTCCCCGCACGATTCGCTATCCTCACGTTGGCACTAAGTTTCCTTTAGGACCATTTGCCGGAATTTTCAATAATCCCAGTATTGGTTCTTTCCTTGCTGCCATGAGTGCAGGGCATGTCATCGGCATTCCATTAGTGCTGAGTTTAAATATCTTGGGCATTATCAAGTAGATCGATGAATACGGTTATCCGTAACTAAAAGCAATACACCGAGCATAGGTAGGCAAATTGCCCGCGCAAAGACGCAGATGCACTAAGAATTATTTGCGTCTTTGCTTTTGTATATATAACTTTGAGTATTTCTACAATTGCAGTTGTACGGTTAGCGCGAATTCAATTAAACCTAGTGCGATCGCCAAATCTTTTATCCTAGAAAATATAGGGGCTAGTAAGATTTGTAATTTTTGAGATCGCATCGCAATCCGGCAATCGAATCTTATTTAAGCCATAACCTATAGTTCAGATGGATAGAAATTTGGTTTAGGAAAATCCCATGCAAACAGGTTGGCGAATTGGAGCTTTATGGGGCATTCCACTATTTTTAGACCCCTTGTGGTTTGTTATTTTAACTTTTGTTGCCCTCAATTTTGGGTTGAGTTATTCACCTTGGGGAAATATCTTAGCTGGAAGTGCGGGTTTAACGATCGCACTGCTGTTATTTGGTTCGGTCTTGCTGCACGAACTCGGTCATAGCTTAGTGGCGCGATCGCAAGGAATTAAGGTTAATTCTATTACTTTATTCCTTTTTGGTGGAATTGCTTCGATTGAAGAAGAATCGAAAACCCCAGGCGAAGCATTACAAGTGGCGATCGCCGGACCTTTAGTGAGTATTGGTTTGTTTGGTATTCTTGCTCTGATCGGCTTGGTTTTGCCTGCGTCGAGTTTGGCTAATGTCATGGTGACAGACTTAGCCAGAGTGAATTTAATTTTGGCGCTGTTTAATTTAATTCCTGGCTTACCTTTAGATGGAGGACAGGTATTAAAAGCAGCAGTGTGGAAGGTAACGGGGAATCGTTTTCAAGCGGTGCGTTGGGCGGCAAGAACTGGACAATTTTTGGGTTGGTCGGCGATCGCGACTGGTGCGGCAATAGAATTCTTTACGGGTGAATTAGTCAGCGGTCTGTGGTTGGTGCTGCTGGGATGGTTTGGTATTCGCCATGCTAGTGCATACGAGCGCATCACGAAATTACAAGAAGCCTTGCTGCAACTGCACGCTACCGATGCTATGTCCCGCGATTTTCGCGTCGTAGATGCCGATATGAGCTTGCGGGCTTTTGCCGACCTTTATCTGCTCGAAACATCCGCCCCACAAACTTATTTTGCCGCATCCGATGGGCGGTATCGTGGAATGGTATCGATTGACGATTTGCGCCTTGTCGAACGCAGTCAGTGGGAAACGCAAACTTTACACAGCATCGCTCATCCCCTCACTGAAATCCCCCACGTTGAGGAATCGACATCTTTAGTTGAAGTCATCAACCAGATGGAAAGCCAGCAACTACCCCGTCTAACCGTACTTTCTCCAGCTGGAGCTATAGCGGGAACGATAGATCGAGGCGATATTATCAAAGCGATCGCACCTAAACTTAACCTACGGATTTCCGAAGTAGAAATCAAGCGGATCAAGGAAGAAGGTAGCTATCCATCGGGGTTGCAATTGGGGTTGGTAGCAAAGTCTACTAAAGTGTAGCGATCGCGTATTCTAAGAGAGGTGAATATGGCAGCAACCGCTACTGATGACAGAATGGGCAAAGTTACAACTATCATTTATCCTTGCCTAAATAGATTGGTTCTAAAACTGTTTCCGTAACTGTTCCATCTAATTTTGCTAATTGATACGCCTTTGCGAAAGGACGGGAACTAACAATCTTTTCTAGTTTGCTACCAACAAAGTGGAAGCCAACACCATCATCAGCAGCATATCCAGGGTTAATTAATCCTTGAGATAATAACCGATGGTAAGCTGGTCTTCTTTCCGGTTCGCCGTCATAATGAGGACAGTTGCTACCTTTGAGCAAGCCAAGACATTGTAAAACAGTCAATTGCCCGGGGATAGAATCAGTTATTCCCTGTTCAAACCAACAAATAGAACCAGCACTTAAACCAGCAAGAATAACGCCATTTTCCCAAGCTGCTTGAAGAATTTTATCTAGTCCCCACTCTCTCCAAAGGGCAATTAAGCTTTTCGTATTTCCGCCACCTACATAAATGATGTCTTGGTCGAGAATAAAAGATTTGAGATCGGCTGTAGGTGGTAGGAATAAAGATAGATGAGAAGGCTGACAGGTCAAGTTAATATAAGTTGAATAGAATCGAACAATATATTTATCAGAATCGCCGCTAGCAGTTGGAAGAAAACAAACTTTTGGTTTTTCCTTTTTTGCGAGTTCCAGAATGTATTTATCCAGCAGAAGATTTCCTGGTTCCATAGAAAATCCGCCGCCACCCATAGCAAAGATTTGTCTCATTTTTCATTTGTCAATTAATCATCCATTACTAGTGTAGAGACGTTACATGTAATGCCTCTACACTAGTAAACAATTATCTATTACCAATTTCTAATCTTTGCTGTAATATAAACTCTGCGATCGCCAAATCCATTGGTGTCGTCAATTTTAAATTTGTCTCTTCGCCCTCAACAATGTGTACGGGTAAGCCACACTTTTCAAACAAAGCTGCATCGTCTGTAACTTCCCAACCTTGCTCCAGACCTTTTGCGTGACACTGCTTCAATAATTGCACGTCAAAAGCTTGTGGAGTTTGCGCCGCCCAAAGCTGGCTGCGGTCTGGTGTATCTTGAATGAATCCAGCATCATCGACGACTTTAATCGTGTCTTTGACTGGGATTGCGGCAATTAAGCCTTGGATTGGGGAGTCGGGAGTCGAGAGTCGGGAGTCAGAAAATTTTGAATTCGGAATTCGGAATTCGGAATTCCGAATTCCTACCGCGCAGCGATCGAATAATTCTGGTGTAGCGAGACATCTTGCACCATCGTGGATGAGGACTTGTTTAGCGTCTGCTGGCAAAGCCTGTAAGCCATTGTAAACAGACTCTTGGCGGGTGGTTCCCCCTTGAATGAATTCCACAGGTTTATTCAGGGATAAACCCCCCAGGATCTCCTTCAAATCTACCCAATCGGCGGGTTGAGAGATAATGCCGATCCAACTAATTTCATGAGATGCTTCGGCTGCGCGTAGCGTCCAAGCGATTAGAGGTTGCGATCGCAGCGTCAACAGCAGCTTATTGCGATCGCTGCCCATTCTTCGTCCCATTCCGGCGGCTGGAATTAATAAATACACAGTTTCTTAAGAAAGTGGTGAGTGGTGCGTGGTGAAGCGGGCGGAAGCGGAGGTTTCCTCCGCAATGAAGCCGCGTCGTGATGCGTGAAAAGAGCTTGCTATTTCCTGTTGCCTGTTTCCTGTCCCTTGTTCCCTATTTCCTGTGAACTGAAAAAATGTACGCTTTTATCGTTTCGCATAAGTATATGTTCCCCTAAAATAGGAGCGAGTAAGCGTAGAACAGTAAATATGCGAATAGTAGCCCTAGTCCCTGGCGGGATTGGCGACCAAATTCTATTCTTTCCCACCCTGGACGATCTGAAGCGAAATTATCCCGACGCTGAAATCGATGTGGTGGCAGAGCCTGGCTCTTTGGGAGCGTACCGAATCTGTAAGTCCGTGTCCAACGTGCTAAAGTTCGACTTTAAAGACCGTAACAGTTTGACCGAATGGGTCGATCTAATCGGTAATATCCGCGATCGCGAATACGATATCGCGATTTGTGCCGGAAAGCGCCCTTTTGTAGGCATGGCGCTCTGGCTGAGTGGCGTTGCAGTGCGAGTCAGCTACCAGGGGGGAGGAAATCTGTTTCTGACGAACTCCGTCCCCCTCAAAACCGAGCAGTATGTCGCGGCAATGTATCACGATCTGCTCAAAGGATTGGGGATTTCTACCCCCTGTCCCGATTTAACGATTAACGTCCCCAAATCAGACCTAGAATGGGCAGACAAAGAGCAGCAACGACTGGGAATCAAAGATAGCGGTTACATATTAATTCACGGCGGCTCTAGCCAACTTGCGGCTGCGAAAACCAGCATCCAAACCTACCCCGTCCAAAGTTGGCGACAAGTGATTCAAAATTTGCAACAGCGTCAGCCGGATCTACCAATTGCGATCCTAGTGCAAACAGCAGAGGACGAGCAGTTGGTGCGATCGCTACAGGAAGCATTTCCCGATCTGAAGGTGACAAATCCCCCAGATATTGGGAAAACAGCAGCGATCGTTGCTGCTGCCAATTTATTGCTATGTACTGACAGCGCGCCCATGCATCTAGCAGTAGCAGTGCAAACCTATACGATTGCGTTGTTTGGAGCTACAGATCCCAAGAAGTTAATCCCACCGAGCGATCGCTGTATCGCCATCAAATCTCCTACAGGCAAACTCTCAGACATCGCACCGCAAACTGTTTTAGAACGAGTTTGGGGCGGCTGATTTAGGCAGGGAGCAGGGAGACAAGGGGGACAAGAGAGACAAGGGAGACAAGTGGCAAGTCGCAATTCAAAATTTCCTGACTCCTGTACGGGCGGGTTCATTTATACTCTCTGTTTAGCACGGAGTTTTTTGGTAAACCTGCCCCTACAACGTCTGACTCCTTACAAATAACCAATGACAAATGACGAATGACTATTCATAACATTCCAAACAAGTCATCGTCTAAGTCGTAGCCTAGCATTTGACCCATAGATTTCAACCGTGCCGTGCTGGGGATCCCCATTTGTTGTAGCCAGTCATGCAGAACAAATACTTTTTGCATGAGGAAAATTTCTAGGGCTTCGGGATTGAATTGAATTCCTTCTTGGCGATGGAACTGATGGGGAACCAGCATAGCAGTGTAGCGGGACAGTTCGCCTGCTTTCCAATCTAAGAGAAAAGGTAGCCAGGGATAGCGACTGTCAAGGCGAATAAACCACATCCGTACTTCGGGAATTTCAGACAGTTCCCGTGGATCGTCTGAGGGACGAGGATAATCGATCTCGAAGCGAAGTTGCTGCTCGTAAGTGGCGATCGCCGATTTTTCTTGCGATATATTTTCGATCGTCTTGGCAGCTGGCAATACATCTAAGCTGTTGAAGTTGTCAGCCTTGAGAGAAATAGTGATAGTCATGGCGAAGTCAAAAGTCAAAAATCAGGAGTCGTAGGGGCAGGTTGATTTGTGCTGACTGTAGCTAGACGAGTATGTTATTGGTCAAACCCGCCCGTACAGAAGTCAGAAACCGGATAAAACGCTGCAAAGAATCTAGAGAGGCTTTACAACGTTTGCGCATGACATTCGCGCTGTTGATAATTTGTGCCTTGTGCCAGCAGTTTACGACCTTCATTCTCTCAAAATAGCGATCGCCTGCCGTAACAATTTTGGTAAATGCTAGATATACCTACAAAATCGTTGATTTATGCAGGAAGTTTTGCGAATCCAACTGCTAGCAACTGTATAGGTAGATGGTGGTGCGATCGCTCGGATAATCTATTTTTTAGGACAAATCCTGACTACAAGACTAATCTATGAATATTCAAAAGTCTAATTTCTCGATGAGAATTTGGTGGAAATTAGCTGGTTTGGCGGGAGTTGCTGGAGTTTTTGCCCTAGTTGCTGCTCCTGTGGCTGCCAGATTTTATCCTCGTTACGCGCTATTTCAACCTTCTGCTTATAGTAGCTATCCCTATCGCAGTTTTAAGAGCAGTATTGCCGATACTCTCTCCAAAGAAGCTAAATTTGCCAATCTCGTTGATGAGCTAAAAGAAGCTGGTTTACTGGATACTTTAAAGCAATCGGGACCATTCACGATTTTTGCGCCTACTGATGATGCTTTTAATGCCTTGCCTAAAGACATCTTTCAGCGCTACAGCCAGCCAGAAAACCGGAAGAAAGTACTGCAATATCACGTCGTCTCAGGTCATGTTACCCCCGATCGCGTCGATAGCGGTGCGATCGCCACAGTTGAAGGCAATGCTGTCAAAATTGCGATCGCTCCTGATGGGACGGTGAAGCTCAACGATGCTAATGGCAAGCACCCCTCGATTGTCACTCAAAATGGCGTGATTATTGAGGTCGATCGGGTCCTGCTACCACCTGATTTTTAGGTAATACACTTGTAGGGGCGCAATTCGGAGGGGACGCAATTCGTAGGGGACGCAATTCGTAGGGGCGCACAGCTGTGCGCCCCTACGTGTATTTTATCTACTGCCAATTACCGACTAAAACAAACGGACTCCAAAAGTGAGGATGGCTGTACCGCTTGTCTTGCAGCAGCGATAGTTGCGCCTGACGCATTGCTTCGGCGCGACTACCGATTTTTGTCTTCCTGGTTTGTTCGATCTGGCGATAAAATTCGCCCATAAACTTAGCAGTGCTTTCATCCTGTACCGCCCACAGCGTTGCTAGCGTACTCCTTGCCCCTGCTCTTACTGCAACTCCTGCGAGTCCTAAAGTAGCCCTTTTGTCTCCGCTGGCTGTCTCGCAGGCGCTTAGCACTAACAATTCAATTGGCTCGCGTCCTATTGGATTATCTTGCAGTAAATTACCTAGCTGTTTGACGTTAATTCGGTGATCCCAGGCAAGGATAAAAGTATCGTCAGCTACAGAACTAAACTGGGCGTGAGTCGCCAGGTGGACTATGGGAAACCGAAAATCGCTAATTGCCTGCTTAATTTGGTTACTGGTAAATTGTTCGTTGAGAAATTCCTGGGCTGCTAACCCTAGTTTTTGAATCTGGGCAAGTTCTACTTGCACGTTGTTCAGTGGTTCAAAACCTTGGTGAGGAGCAAAGTTAGGACGAATTTTGCTAATTCCTGCTGCTAAAGCTTTCGGCTCGACATCTGCAATCGGTTTGGGATCGAGTAGTTGTAAGCCTGGAGTTAAGCCCAAGGCATATTTTTCAATGAGATATTTATTGCTGCGGCGATCGCGCAAAATAGCCATTGGGATGTTTCGCAAATCTCCGTCGAGGACGAAAACTAAGGTTTTAACCTGAGATTTGGCTAACTCTGTTTCTAGGGGTTGAATCAGCCAATCGTACAGTTGTTGGTATTGGGGTAAAAATTCCTGTACGACGCTCTGAGGCTCGATCAGCGATTGCTGTACGCTTTCTATGGTGTTGGCTAGCTGTGCGGGCGGAATTTTTTGCGTATGCAGGCTGGGATCTCGATTGGGTAAGCTCAGCAGTACTTCTAGCCGATCTGGGAAAATAATCGGATAAATTACTGCTGCTTTGGGATCGATGCGATCGATCTGTTGGGGATTTGCTTCGACACAGGCTTCGCGGAAAAAATTGTTAAGTTCTGCTAGTTGTAGAGATTCGATCGCATTTCGTGCTTGGGTAAGATATTTCGCGCCATCCTTTGGCTTGCCCGTTTTTTCCAAGCTAGAGGCATATTCTAAATCGAGTTCTACCAACTGGCGATAGACTGGTTCAACACTTTCGCGAAACGAAAACTGGACTTCTGGATTAATGGCGACGAGATCGCTACGTATTGATTGCAAGGCATCGTAGGCTTTAGTATAAGCCGCGATCGCCTCTGGAATATTGCCATTTGCTCTCTGGATGCGTCCTAATTGCCAAAACATTTGGTAGGCAATATCTGGGGTTTCAAAATTGGTGGCGATACTGAGGGCTTGTCGAGTATACTGCTCGGCTAGTGATAAATTCTGTTTTCCTGCCAGTTCGTGCAATTCACCTCGATACCCCAAAGCGTAGGCTTGAGCGCGTTTATCTCCTAAAGTTGTAGCTTGTGCGGTTGCTTGGATTAAAAGTTGCTCGATTTGCTCAAATGTTGGTAGTTGTATTTTTGCATTTCCTGACTTTTGGATGGGCAGGTTTAGCTGGATTATTGGTTTGTTTCCAGACATATCTGATAAACCCGCCCCTACAAAGGCTAACTTAATTAAACTTTGGGCAAAATTCAGCTGTTGATAAACACCTGTATGACTGGGGGTTAAAATAGTTAGTTGGGGAAAGAGCGATCGCCATAATTGAGCAGCGCGATCGAAGTCCTGAAGTTTTAACAATAAAGTCAATTGATTTAGCTGTGCTTGCTGACGCAGGGTTGACGAGGAAGTTAGCCTGATGACTTCATCGTAAGCAGTTAATGCTTTTTCTTGGTTGCTCTCGCGTTTGCGGCGAACTCTTTCTGTTTCTGATAAAGTTTGTGCTGTATTACCAATGCTGAGATGAGTTGCAGCTACTTCTGCGGAAGAATTCAATTTTTGCGCTAGTTCTAAACTCGTTTCTAAAAATATTAGCGATCGCTCTGGCTAGGCGATCGAGCGAAGTAATTCGCCTAAACTTCGCAATCCGACTATTTGAGTTAGAGTCGGTGTTTTTGTCGCTACGGCTTGTAGTTTATTTGTTAATTCTTCTGAAGATATCAAACTTATGTCTTGACAATCATCAGCTTTTATATTCACATTTACTACTTCTAATAAAGTCTTGCAAGCACGGGAATAAAGTCCTAAATCTTGCATCGCTTGAGCTTGGTTAATTTTGCTTTGAGCTGCTAGACTTGATTCAATTTGCTCGTAAATTTTCGTTGCAGCTTGCCAAGTTGACAAAGCATCTGTTGCTTGCCCCATCTCCCTTTGCAAATTCCCGTGAATGTCTAAAGTTTGAGCCAGAATTTTTTGTTCTTCTTGACTTTGAGATTGATTTTTTAAGAGAGCTAAACTGTTAGCGATTGCCTTTTTTGCTAGTTCCCAGTGTCCTAATTTTTGGTGAGCTAAAGATAGATTGCTCAGCGCCATTGCCTGA
This window of the Chroococcidiopsis thermalis PCC 7203 genome carries:
- a CDS encoding IspD/TarI family cytidylyltransferase, with amino-acid sequence MYLLIPAAGMGRRMGSDRNKLLLTLRSQPLIAWTLRAAEASHEISWIGIISQPADWVDLKEILGGLSLNKPVEFIQGGTTRQESVYNGLQALPADAKQVLIHDGARCLATPELFDRCAVGIRNSEFRIPNSKFSDSRLSTPDSPIQGLIAAIPVKDTIKVVDDAGFIQDTPDRSQLWAAQTPQAFDVQLLKQCHAKGLEQGWEVTDDAALFEKCGLPVHIVEGEETNLKLTTPMDLAIAEFILQQRLEIGNR
- a CDS encoding YqeG family HAD IIIA-type phosphatase, whose translation is MSWNELLQPDLILEGSVLNLTPEMIQQYQLKGLVLDVDETLVPIKATTASAALQAWVSQTRQFVKLWLVSNNLSDTRIGGIARSLDLPYILGAVKPSRRKLRLAVEAMNLPAEQVAMVGDRLFTDVIAGNRLGMFTILVEPYVDPGEAVRAYPIRGLEVLVSQALGASLIPKHTKINKNQ
- the psaK gene encoding photosystem I reaction center subunit PsaK, with translation MINTILLAATQPTVPNTISWSPQVALIISASSLLILLIASRSIKYPQVGAKLPVNLPVLGSPSVGTFVASMAFGHVVGAGIVLGLSNLGWLS
- a CDS encoding glycosyltransferase family 9 protein, whose protein sequence is MRIVALVPGGIGDQILFFPTLDDLKRNYPDAEIDVVAEPGSLGAYRICKSVSNVLKFDFKDRNSLTEWVDLIGNIRDREYDIAICAGKRPFVGMALWLSGVAVRVSYQGGGNLFLTNSVPLKTEQYVAAMYHDLLKGLGISTPCPDLTINVPKSDLEWADKEQQRLGIKDSGYILIHGGSSQLAAAKTSIQTYPVQSWRQVIQNLQQRQPDLPIAILVQTAEDEQLVRSLQEAFPDLKVTNPPDIGKTAAIVAAANLLLCTDSAPMHLAVAVQTYTIALFGATDPKKLIPPSDRCIAIKSPTGKLSDIAPQTVLERVWGG
- a CDS encoding phosphoribosylanthranilate isomerase codes for the protein MRIKICGITKPEQGKAIASLGATALGFICVPNTPRYVNPTQIRAAIAQLPATVDRIGVFANTTIKDISQIVAATKLTGVQLHGDETPAFCHQLRSLLPDVEIVKALRIKNTEALEQAANYTTYVDALLLDAYDPQQLGGTGKTLDWNALQQFQPSCPWFLAAGLTPDNILAALTQLRPHGIDLSSGVERSPGDKDLDKVARLFEQLRLAIAN
- a CDS encoding photosystem I reaction center subunit X-like protein, with the protein product MECSQALSILGVKALLESLLLAAAEVQPTVPDTVKWSWTGSAVIVATCLVFLLIIPRTIRYPHVGTKFPLGPFAGIFNNPSIGSFLAAMSAGHVIGIPLVLSLNILGIIK
- a CDS encoding CHAT domain-containing protein, yielding MNSSAEVAATHLSIGNTAQTLSETERVRRKRESNQEKALTAYDEVIRLTSSSTLRQQAQLNQLTLLLKLQDFDRAAQLWRSLFPQLTILTPSHTGVYQQLNFAQSLIKLAFVGAGLSDMSGNKPIIQLNLPIQKSGNAKIQLPTFEQIEQLLIQATAQATTLGDKRAQAYALGYRGELHELAGKQNLSLAEQYTRQALSIATNFETPDIAYQMFWQLGRIQRANGNIPEAIAAYTKAYDALQSIRSDLVAINPEVQFSFRESVEPVYRQLVELDLEYASSLEKTGKPKDGAKYLTQARNAIESLQLAELNNFFREACVEANPQQIDRIDPKAAVIYPIIFPDRLEVLLSLPNRDPSLHTQKIPPAQLANTIESVQQSLIEPQSVVQEFLPQYQQLYDWLIQPLETELAKSQVKTLVFVLDGDLRNIPMAILRDRRSNKYLIEKYALGLTPGLQLLDPKPIADVEPKALAAGISKIRPNFAPHQGFEPLNNVQVELAQIQKLGLAAQEFLNEQFTSNQIKQAISDFRFPIVHLATHAQFSSVADDTFILAWDHRINVKQLGNLLQDNPIGREPIELLVLSACETASGDKRATLGLAGVAVRAGARSTLATLWAVQDESTAKFMGEFYRQIEQTRKTKIGSRAEAMRQAQLSLLQDKRYSHPHFWSPFVLVGNWQ
- a CDS encoding peptidase E yields the protein MRQIFAMGGGGFSMEPGNLLLDKYILELAKKEKPKVCFLPTASGDSDKYIVRFYSTYINLTCQPSHLSLFLPPTADLKSFILDQDIIYVGGGNTKSLIALWREWGLDKILQAAWENGVILAGLSAGSICWFEQGITDSIPGQLTVLQCLGLLKGSNCPHYDGEPERRPAYHRLLSQGLINPGYAADDGVGFHFVGSKLEKIVSSRPFAKAYQLAKLDGTVTETVLEPIYLGKDK
- a CDS encoding tetratricopeptide repeat protein: MRLKLFLVVLLFFLSATVTPVIASNLSNSVIQAQQTTTQLTNNAANLFQSGRYQEAVEAWKQAISAFAAQKDSLNQAMALSNLSLAHQKLGHWELAKKAIANSLALLKNQSQSQEEQKILAQTLDIHGNLQREMGQATDALSTWQAATKIYEQIESSLAAQSKINQAQAMQDLGLYSRACKTLLEVVNVNIKADDCQDISLISSEELTNKLQAVATKTPTLTQIVGLRSLGELLRSIA
- a CDS encoding site-2 protease family protein — its product is MQTGWRIGALWGIPLFLDPLWFVILTFVALNFGLSYSPWGNILAGSAGLTIALLLFGSVLLHELGHSLVARSQGIKVNSITLFLFGGIASIEEESKTPGEALQVAIAGPLVSIGLFGILALIGLVLPASSLANVMVTDLARVNLILALFNLIPGLPLDGGQVLKAAVWKVTGNRFQAVRWAARTGQFLGWSAIATGAAIEFFTGELVSGLWLVLLGWFGIRHASAYERITKLQEALLQLHATDAMSRDFRVVDADMSLRAFADLYLLETSAPQTYFAASDGRYRGMVSIDDLRLVERSQWETQTLHSIAHPLTEIPHVEESTSLVEVINQMESQQLPRLTVLSPAGAIAGTIDRGDIIKAIAPKLNLRISEVEIKRIKEEGSYPSGLQLGLVAKSTKV
- a CDS encoding CRR6 family NdhI maturation factor, with the protein product MTITISLKADNFNSLDVLPAAKTIENISQEKSAIATYEQQLRFEIDYPRPSDDPRELSEIPEVRMWFIRLDSRYPWLPFLLDWKAGELSRYTAMLVPHQFHRQEGIQFNPEALEIFLMQKVFVLHDWLQQMGIPSTARLKSMGQMLGYDLDDDLFGML
- a CDS encoding fasciclin domain-containing protein, whose translation is MNIQKSNFSMRIWWKLAGLAGVAGVFALVAAPVAARFYPRYALFQPSAYSSYPYRSFKSSIADTLSKEAKFANLVDELKEAGLLDTLKQSGPFTIFAPTDDAFNALPKDIFQRYSQPENRKKVLQYHVVSGHVTPDRVDSGAIATVEGNAVKIAIAPDGTVKLNDANGKHPSIVTQNGVIIEVDRVLLPPDF